Genomic DNA from Marinobacter sp. LV10MA510-1:
TAGGTGGCGTCACCATTCCAACCGTCGAGCTGTTCCGCCAGTGGCTGCAGTGAATCCAGAAGCTCAAGCGCCGTCTCTCCGGCGTTAACACTGCGATTGCCCAGCTGCAACGCCAGGTTGCGCCCGCGTCCATGTGCAACCACATCTTTGAAATTGTTATCCAGCAGGGCACACTCATCGTCACCAATCCGCGGGCTGTCCTGTAACAGACAATCCAACAGGAACAGGTCAAGAAAATCCACTTGCGGTGCGGTAATACCCACGGCTGCAAACGGGTCCAGATCCAGACACCGCACCTCGATGTACTCCACCCCGCGGCTCATCAACGCGTGGATGGGTTTTTCGCCACTGGCGGCAGTGCGCTTAGGGCGTAAGGCACTGTAATACTCGTTTTCAATCTGCAGCACATTGGTATTGAGCTGAATGTATTCACCGTCGCGGTTTATACCCATTTTTTCGTAGGGCGGCCAAGGCGTGTGAATGGCTCGCTCCAGGGTGCGGGTATAGGTTTTCAACTCGTTAAAACAAATGTTCAGGGATGCCTGGGCATTGTTGTGATAACCCAAATCGCCCATGCGCAGCGAGCTGGCCTGTTCACCGTAAAAAGTATTTGCATTGAAGCTGCTGAGGTTGTGCCGCACGTTGGCGACAAAACTCTGATCCAGCGCCGGTGAGGCGCCAAACAGCAGCATTAACAGCCAGCTGCGGCGGCGGAAATTACGAATCAGCCAGAAGTACTGCTCGGATTTGAAATCTTGCAGGCTCAGCTCGCTGCCGCCCACAGCCTGCTGCCACTGCTGCCAAAACTCTTCAGGTAGCGACACATTGTAATGGGTGCCCGCGATACTCTGCATCATTCGCCCATAGCGAACCGCCAGACCCTGGCGATACACGTGCTTCATCTTACCCACGTTGGAGGTGCCGTAATTGGCGATGGGAATACTGCTGTCGCCATCCAGACCGCAAGGCATACTGGCGGCCCAGAACACCTCGTCACCCAAGTTCTGCTGCACAAATTGATGGGTGTGGCCCAGCGCTTCAAGCATGCCGGCGGTGGTGTCATACACCGGCGTAATCAGCTCCAGCAGAGATTCCGAATAATCGGTGGTAATGCGTGGGTGGGTTAACGCCGAACCCAGAGCGTGCGGGTGCGGGGTTTGTGCGATGAAGCCGCTGGCATCGGCACGCAGACCTTCTTTTTCAACGCCTTTACGAAAGCCCTGCCACTCGTTGGCGGCAAACTGCTGAAATATGTGATGGCGTGATTGAGCCATGAAAAACTCCTGCTGCAACCGCTATGGTTGCCAAGTAAAGTTGCCAAGTAAAGTTGCCAAGTAAAGTTGCCGAGTAAATTAACGGTCGCGCTTGTTGGCCGACGCCATGGCCTGAGCCAGAGCTCCAGCCATGGCACCTTGACCCTGACCCGGATTCTGATTCTGACTCTGATTTGCAGCCGGCGCCGGTTTACGCGCGCCAGCCGCAGTGTTGCGATTTGGGCTTGGGGTTTTGTCACCACGGGGCCGTTCAGCCGGCTGCTGGCCAGGCTGATCACCCATGCGCATGGTCAAAGCGATGCGCTTACGCGGAATATCCACCTCCATCACCTTCACTTTTACGATGTCGCCCGCTTTCACCACTTCCCGCGGGTCTTTTATAAAACGGTCTGCCAACGCCGATATATGAACCAGGCCGTCTTGGTGCACGCCAATATCCACGAAGGCGCCAAAATTGGTGACGTTGGTGACAGACCCTTCCAGCACCATTCCCGGCTCCAGATCTTCCAGGGTTTCTACGCCTTCTTCAAAGCTGGCGAAGCGGAATTCCGGCCGCGGGTCGCGCCCCGGCTTTTCCAACTCGGCGAAGATGTCTTTGACCGTAGGCAAGCCAAACTGCTCGGTCACATAATCCTGCGGGTTCAGGCTGCGCAAAAATGCTCCATCACCCACCAGGTTGTTCATATTCCGGTGATTTTTAGCGGCGATGGTTTCCACCACGCGATAAGCTTCCGGGTGCACCGAAGACCGATCTAACGGATTATCACCATCGCTGATGCGCAAAAAGCCCGCCGCCTGTTCGAAGCTGCGGGCACCCAGACGCGGCACTTTCATCAGCTGCTTGCGGTTACGGAACTGGCCATTCTGGCTGCGATAATCCACGATGTTCTGGGCAATGGTTGGGTTTAACCCAGATACACGGGTTAACAGCGGCACCGACGCGGTGTTCAGATCGACTCCTACGCCGTTTACACAGTCTTCTACCACTGCATACAGGCTGCGCGATAGCTGTACCTGCGATACGTCGTGCTGATATTGGCCCACACCAATAGATTTTGGCTCAATTTTAACCAGTTCCGCCAACGGGTCCTGCAAGCGCCGGGCAATGGATACCGCGCCGCGAATGGTGACATCCAGGTCCGGCAATTCCCGCGAGGCGAATTCCGATGCTGAATAAATAGACGCACCCGATTCGCTGACCACAATGCGCGCCAATTTCAGTTCCGGGTAGCGCTTGCACAGATCGGCCACCAATTTATCGGTTTCCCGCGAGGCAGTGCCATTACCAATAGCCACCAGTTCGATGTTGTACTGGCGACACCATTTGGCCAATTGCTCTATCGAGGCGTCCCACTGATTTCGTGGGGCATGGGGAAATATAGCGCCGTGGTCCACCACTTGCCCTATGCCGTCAATTACGGCTACTTTTACACCGGTACGCAGGCCTGGGTCCAGGCCCAGAGTCGCCCGTGGTCCGGCCGGAGCCAGCAACAACAAATCTTTTAGGTTATCAGCGAATACCTGGATAGCCTCGGTTTCGGCGGCCTCTCGAATCTGGCCTATCAGGTCGGTTTCGAGCTGGCCAGACAGTTTAACCCGCCAGGTCCAGCGCACCACTTCGGCCAGCCATTTGTCGGCCGCCCGGCCCTGATCGCGGATATTCCAGTGGGCTGTAATGTAAGATTCTGCCGGGTGCGGCTGGCGACGATCGTCGCTGTTTTCGCCAACGGCAATGGTGTAGCTCAGAACGCCCTCGTTGCGGCCGCGTAAAATAGCCAGAGTGCGGTGTGACGGTACTTTTTTTAACGCTTCGCTGTGATCGAAATAATCACGGAATTTGGCGCCTTCGGCCTCTTTACCGGCAATAACGGTGACTTTCAACTGGCCTTGCTGCCAGATGAAACCGCGCAGCTGGGCTAAAAGTTCGGCGTCTTCTGCGAAACGCTCCATCAGGATGGCACGGGCGCCTTCCAGGGCAGCCTTGCTGTCAGCCACATCGGCGTTAACGAACTGCGTTGCCAAAACCTCTGGCACGTGTGTAGGGTCGTTATAAAGGCCATCGGCCAGTGGCTCAAGACCGGCCTCACGGGCAATCTGGGCTTTGGTACGGCGCTTGGGCTTGTAAGGCAGGTAAAGATCTTCCAGGCGGTTTTTGGTGTCTGCCCCGTTTATGCTGGCTTTCAGCACATCGGTCAGTTTGCCCTGCTCGTCAATACTGGTGAGGATGGTGGCGCGGCGGTCTTCCAGCTCGCGCAGATAGCGCAGGCGCTCTTCCAGGGCTCGCAACTGGATGTCGTCAAGCGCGCCGGTCAGCTCTTTGCGATAGCGGGCAATAAAGGGCACAGTCGCACCGCCGTTTAACAGCTCAACGGTGGCCTTGACCTGTTCTTCACGTACACCGAGCTCATTCGCAATGCGTTGGGAAATACTGTTCATGCTACCTCTGCTAATCACGTTCGCTGACAAACAAAGTGGCAAAGGTACAGCGGCACAGGATTACAGGCAAGCAGACTGCCTCTGATTAAGGAGGAACTGTAGCAACTGACCCCAAGGCATCGGCCGAGCAAAATAGTAACCCTGGACGTGGTCACAGTTCAGTTGCCGTAAAAACTCCATCTGGGCGTAGGTTTCCACACCCTCTGCTACTACGCTCATTTTCAGGCTGTGAGCGAGGCTGATCAAAAAAAACGAAAGGCGATACCATCTGCGAATCCATGAGTTTGTAAGATTTTCTGCACCAATGCGCAGTAATTCAAGCCGTACAATTCATTAACAATAGCTGACTTTCCGGTAGGGTGCCGATTGCCCGGGTGCTGTAGAATAAGCACGATATTAACGCACTTTGCAACCAGGCTGCTGTGACGCCGTGACAAAACTGAACCCCCGACAACGCGAAGCCGTGCGCTATGCAGATGGCCCCATGCTGGTACTAGCGGGGGCCGGCAGCGGCAAAACCAGCGTAATTACCCGCAAAATTGCGTTTCTAATTGAACAACTGGGTATTCCTGGCCGGCATATAGCCGCCGTGACCTTCACCAACAAAGCCGCACGAGAGATGAAAGAGCGTGTTGGCCGCATCATCGCTCGAAAGCTAACCCGTGGATTAACCGTGTCCACCTTCCATAACCTTGGCCTGAACATAATCCGCGAGGAAAATGACCACCTGGGCTATCACCCGGGATTTTCCATTTTTGATGCCGAGGACGCCAAAGCCCTGTTGCAGGATCTGATGCTAACCCATGGCAGCACCGATGCTGGCGATGAGCTCAACCCGGTACAGATGACCATCTCTTCCTGGAAAAACGCCATGCGTACGCCTGCCGAATCACTGAGCAAGGCTGCAGACGAGCGTGAACAGAGAATCGCCATCATTTATGGATACTACAACGAGTACTTGAAAGCATACAACGCCGTTGACTTCGATGACTTGATTCTGCTGCCGGTGATGCTGTTTCGCCAGCACCCGGACGTGCTGGCGAAATGGCAGCGTAAAATTCGTTACATGCTGGTGGATGAGTACCAAGACACCAATGTGTGCCAATACGAGCTGGTGAAGCTCTTGGTGGCAGGGCGCGCCGCTTTTACCGTAGTGGGTGATGATGACCAGTCGATTTACGCCTGGCGCGGAGCGCGGCCAGAGAACCTGGCACAGCTGGAACAGGATTTCCCCAGCCTGAAAGTGGTTAAGCTCGAGCAGAATTACCGCTCCACCAGCCGCATACTGCGGGCCGCCAACACGGTGATTGCCAACAACCCACACGCCTTTGAAAAAGTGCTGTGGAGCGATCACGCCATTGGCGAAGAAATCCGCATCATCCGCTGCCGCAATGAAGAAGCAGAAACCGAGCGTGTAGCCACCGAAATACTGGATCAGAAGCTGAAGCAGGGCTTGGGGTTCAAAGATTTTGCGGTGCTGTACCGGGGTAACCATCAGGCCCGACTGCTTGAAGTGAAGCTTCAGGCCTATCAAATTCCCTATCGCATTTCCGGCGGCCAGTCGTTTTTTGCCAAAAGCGAAATCAAAGACGCCATGGCGTATTTGCGCTTGCTGATCAATCCCACGGACGACGCCGCGTTTTTACGGGTGGTTAACGTGCCCCGCCGGGAGATTGGCCCACGTACACTCGAGCAATTAAGCCACTACGCACGCGCTCGCAACGTCAGCCTGTTCAAAGCACTGGGCGATATGGGCGCGCAAAGCCACGTGACCGACAAGGGCCTGGAGCGTCTGCGTCGCTTCGCCCACTGGGCAGGCGCTACCTGTGAAAGGTTACACAGCGATGACCCTGTGCAGGTCATCAAGCAGCTGTTTACCGATATAGAGTACGAGGAATGGCTGCACCAGCATTCTGGCTCTCCCAAACAGGCGCAGCGGCGCATGGAGAATATCTGGTATCTGGTGGATTCCATCCAGCGCATGCTTGACGATGGTAAAGGCACCGCGGACGAAATTGGCGTGGAAGACGCCATTACCAAACTGATTCTGCGGGACATGATGGAGCAGCGCGAGGAAGAGGACGACAGCGATAAAGTACAGCTGCTGACCCTGCACGCTTCCAAAGGCCTGGAGTTTCCCCACGTGTTCATCATCGGCCTGGAAGAAGAAATTCTGCCGCACCGGATGAGCATTGAAGAAGAAAATATCGAGGAAGAACGGCGGCTGATGTACGTGGGTATTACCCGGGCGCGAGAAACCCTGACCCTGACCTATGCTGCGTCGCGCCGGCAATATGGCGAAAAAATGGAGACCATTCCAAGCCGCTTCCTGGACGAACTACCGGAAGATGATGTGCGCTGGCTGGGTTTAGGGGAAGCAGACGTCGAAGTGAACCAAAAGAAGGGAAAAGCGACGCTCAGCGCCCTGTTGGGGGACTTGGGCGCCTGACACCGGGCAGCCCGCATCGGCGAACGGCCCGGCTTTTACGCAGTGTTACTTGCTCTCTGCCACCAGGTGTTCAACGGCTGCAGCAATCTCTTCATCCGGGCAGCTGGCACAACCACCTTTCGCTGGCATGGCGTTATAGCCATTAATAGCGTGGGAGATTAGCGTGTCTAGGCCCTGCTCGACACGCGGCGCCCAGGCACTGGCGTCACCAATAACCGGCGCACCGGCTGCACCCGTGGTGTGGCATGCCAGGCAAACGGCACCATAAACCTCCGAGCCAGAGCGAGGGCCAGCACTGGCTGCAACCGTTGGAGCTGCCGCTGCGCCACAATCTTCACCCTGCAAGCAGAGACTGCCTACCGGCTGGATACGGGACAGAATTTCGTCATCAACATTTGCCATAACGGCGCCGGCTGTCAGACCAAAACCAAGCAGAACAGCGGCCAGAATTCTCTTCATCTTCACAATGCACCTCGCATTCAAGCGTTATAATAATAAGTTGCCGCATTATAGCGGCTGTGCGTCGGCAAAAAAACCAACACGCAGACTGATACATCAATTTCAGCACCGTTTGTTGCTATTTGGTAAATCACAAGACCTGTCGCGCCGTTATGGTTACCATACGTTCCAGGCCCGTTTATCGCTCAGGAATTCACCATGACAGAACTCAGTCACTCTTCTCACCGCTTGCGCAAGCCGCTCTTAATTCTAGAGTTTACCGCGCTAGCTACACTACTGGGTTCTATGATCTGGTTTGGTTACAGTACGCCGCCGGGCGAAGTTCTGGCGCCCGCCTGGCTGTTGATACCTGCTGTGGCCAGCCTGCTGGTTTTTACCAGTTTTATTGGCCTGATGTACCTGCGCTGGGTGGTTACCGCAGGCGCAGAGCGGCAAAATCGTCCTAAACTGATTTTCGCATTGCTGGCATTGACTATGTCCAGTGTGTGGTTATACGGCATAGCAAATACCTGGATCAGCCTGAACGCCCAGTAAAACGCCACCATTTGCACGCCGTTTTTCTTCCGCTAAAGGTCAAAGAGACATTACCACCATGCTATTCACACCTGCGTTAACAGTTATCCGGCAGCGCCGCCACGTGTTGGCAACGGCACTATCCGCCGCATTGTGCACCTTGGCCTGGGCGCCTGCGACCAGTGCCCAAACCGACGCTGAGCCCATGGCAGATCAACCGCTGTCCGCCCAAGACTGCGCACTGATTCGCGATGGACTGCAGCGCCTG
This window encodes:
- a CDS encoding Tex family protein, which translates into the protein MNSISQRIANELGVREEQVKATVELLNGGATVPFIARYRKELTGALDDIQLRALEERLRYLRELEDRRATILTSIDEQGKLTDVLKASINGADTKNRLEDLYLPYKPKRRTKAQIAREAGLEPLADGLYNDPTHVPEVLATQFVNADVADSKAALEGARAILMERFAEDAELLAQLRGFIWQQGQLKVTVIAGKEAEGAKFRDYFDHSEALKKVPSHRTLAILRGRNEGVLSYTIAVGENSDDRRQPHPAESYITAHWNIRDQGRAADKWLAEVVRWTWRVKLSGQLETDLIGQIREAAETEAIQVFADNLKDLLLLAPAGPRATLGLDPGLRTGVKVAVIDGIGQVVDHGAIFPHAPRNQWDASIEQLAKWCRQYNIELVAIGNGTASRETDKLVADLCKRYPELKLARIVVSESGASIYSASEFASRELPDLDVTIRGAVSIARRLQDPLAELVKIEPKSIGVGQYQHDVSQVQLSRSLYAVVEDCVNGVGVDLNTASVPLLTRVSGLNPTIAQNIVDYRSQNGQFRNRKQLMKVPRLGARSFEQAAGFLRISDGDNPLDRSSVHPEAYRVVETIAAKNHRNMNNLVGDGAFLRSLNPQDYVTEQFGLPTVKDIFAELEKPGRDPRPEFRFASFEEGVETLEDLEPGMVLEGSVTNVTNFGAFVDIGVHQDGLVHISALADRFIKDPREVVKAGDIVKVKVMEVDIPRKRIALTMRMGDQPGQQPAERPRGDKTPSPNRNTAAGARKPAPAANQSQNQNPGQGQGAMAGALAQAMASANKRDR
- the rep gene encoding DNA helicase Rep, whose translation is MTKLNPRQREAVRYADGPMLVLAGAGSGKTSVITRKIAFLIEQLGIPGRHIAAVTFTNKAAREMKERVGRIIARKLTRGLTVSTFHNLGLNIIREENDHLGYHPGFSIFDAEDAKALLQDLMLTHGSTDAGDELNPVQMTISSWKNAMRTPAESLSKAADEREQRIAIIYGYYNEYLKAYNAVDFDDLILLPVMLFRQHPDVLAKWQRKIRYMLVDEYQDTNVCQYELVKLLVAGRAAFTVVGDDDQSIYAWRGARPENLAQLEQDFPSLKVVKLEQNYRSTSRILRAANTVIANNPHAFEKVLWSDHAIGEEIRIIRCRNEEAETERVATEILDQKLKQGLGFKDFAVLYRGNHQARLLEVKLQAYQIPYRISGGQSFFAKSEIKDAMAYLRLLINPTDDAAFLRVVNVPRREIGPRTLEQLSHYARARNVSLFKALGDMGAQSHVTDKGLERLRRFAHWAGATCERLHSDDPVQVIKQLFTDIEYEEWLHQHSGSPKQAQRRMENIWYLVDSIQRMLDDGKGTADEIGVEDAITKLILRDMMEQREEEDDSDKVQLLTLHASKGLEFPHVFIIGLEEEILPHRMSIEEENIEEERRLMYVGITRARETLTLTYAASRRQYGEKMETIPSRFLDELPEDDVRWLGLGEADVEVNQKKGKATLSALLGDLGA
- the gshA gene encoding glutamate--cysteine ligase, translating into MAQSRHHIFQQFAANEWQGFRKGVEKEGLRADASGFIAQTPHPHALGSALTHPRITTDYSESLLELITPVYDTTAGMLEALGHTHQFVQQNLGDEVFWAASMPCGLDGDSSIPIANYGTSNVGKMKHVYRQGLAVRYGRMMQSIAGTHYNVSLPEEFWQQWQQAVGGSELSLQDFKSEQYFWLIRNFRRRSWLLMLLFGASPALDQSFVANVRHNLSSFNANTFYGEQASSLRMGDLGYHNNAQASLNICFNELKTYTRTLERAIHTPWPPYEKMGINRDGEYIQLNTNVLQIENEYYSALRPKRTAASGEKPIHALMSRGVEYIEVRCLDLDPFAAVGITAPQVDFLDLFLLDCLLQDSPRIGDDECALLDNNFKDVVAHGRGRNLALQLGNRSVNAGETALELLDSLQPLAEQLDGWNGDATYVRALAEQRKKLEGSWCLPSQQVLDAMTSSGLGHRDWALEMSHQHKHSLLAQPLPGAVQQQYKEFSLESLQQQQQIEAADTLSFADYLHQYQQS
- a CDS encoding c-type cytochrome, which translates into the protein MKRILAAVLLGFGLTAGAVMANVDDEILSRIQPVGSLCLQGEDCGAAAAPTVAASAGPRSGSEVYGAVCLACHTTGAAGAPVIGDASAWAPRVEQGLDTLISHAINGYNAMPAKGGCASCPDEEIAAAVEHLVAESK